The region TGTTTTTCAAACGCTTCTAATAAAAATGGCCGCAAGTCCTTGCCCCGATGACTCACGTCGAGAAACCACGTTTGGTGGTTAATGCCTGCTGCGGTGATGTCCACTTCGTCCTGCGGCAGCCCGAGCGCCTTCGCGATTTGCCGGTGGCTGCCTTGCACGCCGTGGCACAAACCGACGACGCGGACACCGCCGGCTTTGCGCACCGCCCACGTATTCATCGCCATTGGATTCGAGTAATTGAGGAGCAGCGCCTCCGGCGCAACTTCACGCATATCTGCTGCGATATCCAAGAGAAGCGGAATCGTCCTCAAGGCGAAGAAGACGCCGCCCGGACCGAGTGTATCGCCGACGCATTGATCGACGCCGTATTTCAGCGGAATTTCAATATCACGGCGGAACGCTTCGAGACCGCCGACCCTTGCGGTACAAAACACATAATCGGCGTCCCGAATCGCTTCTTTCCGATTCGATGTGGCAACAATTGTTGCCGGCAGCTCATTCGCCTGGATCATTTGCCGGCAAAGCTTTGTGACTTTCTCAAGATGATCGAGATTGATGTCCATGAAGCGAAATTCCGTATCGCGGAACGCAGCGACCGCGAGAATATCCATCATTAACCGGCGCGTAAATCCGATGCTTCCGGCGCCGATCATCGCCACTTTGATCAAAGCAAAACCCCCTTGTTAAAACGTCACCTTGAACGTTTTAATTTCAAACGGATTGATTCCAAACGAAATCTCGTTGCTATCAAACACCGTTTCTCGTTCCTCTTCCTCTATCAAATTACATTCGACTGCGTGCTGTATCGGCTTTGCAAATTTCAACTTCACTTGTTCGTTGCGGTATTGCTTCGATTCATACACACGAACGACGATCGCATCGCCGTCTTCTGCTTTTTTCACGGTTTCGATCACGACGTGATCATTGTCACATGAGACGAACGAAAAACGGTTCGGCAGTGCTCCGTTCGGATTCGCTTTCACAAATGCAGCGCGAAGCGGATGATTGAGCGCATAGGCTTCTTCAATGACACCGCCGTCTTTCCAATCTCCTTCATGCGGATACAAGCTGTACGTGAATTCGTGTTTGCCGCGGTCGGCGGTTTCATCTGGTCCGATCGATGATTTCAAAAGCGTCAGACGCAGCACGTGATCGCGCACGTCATGTCCGTATTTACAATCGTTCAAAAGCGCCACGCCGTAATTGCCTTCCGACAAGTCGACCCATTTATGGCCGACCGCTTCAAAGCGGGCATAGTCCCAGCTCGTATTCCAATGCGTCGCCCGCTCAATTGCGCCAAACTGAATGTCATACGTCGCTCGCGTCGCACGAATGTTGACCGGAAACGCTGCTTTCAAGAGCGTCTGTTTCTCCTGCCAGTCGATCGTCGTCTTGAAATCAATGCGCGTCGAATGATCGTAAATCGTGACGTCTTGCGTGATCGTCGAATCGAAAAATGTCCATGTTAAGCGAAGCACGCCGCGAAGCGGTCCTTCTTCGATGACGCGGGCATCGGTTAATTCCGTGATCTCGCGCATTTTCTCTTGGTAATAAATATCAATATCCCAAGCGTCAAATTCCATCGGTTTGTCTTCAAACGCTTGAAAAACGTTCGCGGTCGCATGTTCCGCGAGCACTTCGCGTTTGCGGCGCTTATCATAAATCGAGGTCAGCTGACCGTGTGCATTAAGTGTAATCACATAATAACGGTTTTCGAGTTTGTCAGGCTTCACAATCATCGGCTCTAAGGCGTGCTGCACCGGCTGCAAAGTTTCATAGCCGAATGCAGGCACACCTTCGGCAAGCGCAAGATAACGCCCTTCTTCAATCGGCTGCGCGTCCTCAACCTCTCCTGAAACCTCGACCAAATCCGTTCTTGCATGAGACAAACTGTTAAACACAACAACACGATCTTCATCGACGGCAATACCTGTGCAAATTTTATCTAAAGCGTCTTCTGTCACTTCGTTTCCGAGCGACTGCACCCATTCGTAGTCCGCGCGTGCATCCTCATTCACTTGACGGATCGATGAGCCCGGCAGCACGTCGTGAAACTGATTTAAGAGCATCCGTTCCCATCCGTGACGCAAACGTTCGTTCACGTGACAATCGTTTCCGCTCAACAATGACGCCGTCGAGCCGAGCCATTCCGCTTCCCGATACATTTGATCGGCTTTCCGATTCGCCTTCTTTAACGCTGCTTGCGATGTATATGTACCGCGGTGATATTCCAAATACAGTTCGCCGTCCCAAACGGGCACCGATTCATCTTTCACCCGCTCGGCAAGCCGCTCGAAATACGGTTCCACCTTTCCGGTTTCCACTTGCGGGAATCCCGGCAATCCGTCGATCACCCGGCGCGCTTCCAACATTTCTTTCGACGGTCCGCCGCCCCCGTCGCCCCAGCCGTAGGCAAACAACAGCTCATTGTTGATCTCCTTTTGCTGGTAGGCGTCCCAAATGCCTTTAATGCTTTTCGGATCGATTTCCCCGTTGTATGTGTAATGCAAGCTGTCGCGCTCAGGCGTCGTAATAAAATGGGTTAAAATTTCCGTTCCGTCCGTGCCGCGCCATTTGAATGTGTCATACGGAAAGCGATTGAACTGACTCCAGCTGATCTTCGTCGTCATAAACGCGTCTATGCCGCTTTTCTTCATGATTTGCGGAAGCGACCACGTGTAGCCAAAGACGTCCGGCAGCCAAACGACGCGTGTTTCTACGCCGAATTCATCACGCATAAACCGCTTGCCGAATAAAATTTGCCGGATGAGCGATTCGCCTGACGGCAAGTTCGTGTCCGGCTCGACCCACATGCCGCCGGTGATTTCCCACTCGCCGGAAGCGATTCTTTCTTTCACTGCAGCGTAAATGTCCGGATAGTCCGTTTTCAAAAATTGATACAGCTGCGGCGAGCTGTGCATGAACCGGTATTCCGGGTATTGCTTCATCAAGTGAAGAACCGTCGAGAATGTGCGTGAAGCTTTTTCACGCGTATGGTTCAAGCGCCAGAGCCAAGCCATGTCAATATGGGAATGCCCGACCGTGACGACTTTCGGTTTACGCGGATTTTGTTCCTTAATCTCGGCGAGACGCGCCTCGAGTGTCGTAAGTGCTTCACGGAGTGAAGCGTAGTACATCTCTGAACCGACCTTCAGAAAGTCCACTTTATGCATCGAGGCGTTCATCGCTTTTAACAGTTCCGTGCGGCTAAAGTCGTTTTCATCAAGCTCTTTCAACGCGTAAAGCAACGTATCCATTTGATAAAAATAGTGCTCAGCGGCTTCATCAACGCACGCGAGCTCCGCCACTTTAAACCGTCGTACCTCCGGCACTTTCAACACGCTGCTCCACGCTTTCAACGCGACATGAATCTTGCCGTCGCCGATCACTTCCGGCGGCAGCCATGCTTCTTCATGCCAAATGTCGATGCCTTGAAGCGGCTTGCCGTTCACGTACAGCAGCGTTTCCGCCGTTGAACCGCCGCCGTCGCGCGGACCGACCAAAAACCGCAGCACAGTTTTTTCACCTTTCCATTCGGCCGGCACTTCCACTGTCGAACGAAACCAGGCGACTTTGTCATAGCCGCCCCACGTCCGCCCGACTTCGAAATTCTCCCAGGCGCTGTCGTCGAAATCCGGTGCATGCGCGCCGTCACATTCGGATTCCAAATATTTAAACAGTGGAATCTTCTTCGTTTCCCGGCAGATCGTCGTGCGGATTTCATCCGTATGTTTCCGTAATTTTTCTTCCGTAAAAAACAACATGTGTTGCACACTCCCCCGCCTAATCAGTTTCTTCGACGATTGCTTTCAATTGTTTCGCGCTCACCGCCAAGCTGTCGAACGGATCGTTGTCGAATTCTTCTTGTTCCACGGTAAACCAGTCGACGCCGTGTTTTTTTCCTTCACGGACGAGAGAAGCGATGTCCAACTCACCGTTTCCAACTTCGGTACTTACATGTCTGCCATCGACCGTTTTAATGTCCTTGATGTGCAGCGAAACGCACCGATCCCCGTATTGGTCTAAAAGTTCAAGCGGATCACGGCCGGCATACGAAGCCCAAAAACAATCAAGCTCCATTTTGACAAGTGCGGGATCTGTCTCTTCATACAGAAGATCGAATCCAGTGGTTCCCATCAATTCAGCGAACTCGAAATCGTGATTATGATACCCGAAAACAAATCCGGCTTCTCGGCATCGCTCCCCGATTTTATTTAACGTTTCCGCCGTCCGTTTATACGCATCGGCATTCGTTCGCATCTCATCGGGCAATGCCGGACAAATGAGCAGCCGGTTGCCGATCGTTTCATGGTAAGCGAACGTGTCGTTCAAGGAATCCCCTTGAAAACGTTCGATCGGCTCGTGCGCCCCTGCCGGTTCAACGCCTTCAGCATCAAGCAGCCGTTTCACGTCTTTCGCCGGCGTGCCGAAAAATCCGGCAAACTGAATGCTTTCGTAGCCGATGTCGGCCGTTTTTTTCACGGTGCCGAGAAAGTCTTTTTCCGCCGCCGGCCATACCGAAAATAATTGCAATCCGATTTTTCCCATTGTTTATCTCCCCGTTTCTTTCATCTCCTGTTTTGGTCCTTCAAGCGGACAGACGACGACCTCAACGCCGCGATCCGCGATGATTTTCAAACTTTCGGGATCCGCCCGTTCACTCGTGATCAACATGTCGACTGCCTCAAACGGGCAGAACGACAGCAAACCCGGTTTCTCCAATTTGCTATGGTCAGCGAGCACAACTTTCTTTTGCCCGGAAGCGACCATCATTTTCTTTACTTCTGCCTCATACCAATCAGAACTTGTGAACCCTTGGGTGAGCGAAATACCGGACGTGCCGAGAAAAACGATGTCGGCATTGTAATTTTGCAATTCGAGCTGCGTCTGTGAACCGAACACACTCATTGAATTACGCTTCAATTGGCCCCCGAGCATGTAAATGGACGAACTTTCGTTTTTGCTGCATTCCTCGACGATGTTGATGCCGTTAGAAATGATGCTCAAGCCTTGCAAAGAGCGCAAGTGTTTTGCGACAAACCAAGTCGTGGAACCGGCGTCAATCGTGACGATTTGCTCGTTTTGAACGAAGGTTGCCGCCATGTGTCCAATCGCATCCTTTTCTTCATAAAATTGAAATTGCCGCTGCTGCACGGGAGGAACCGTCTGCGACACGCGGTTTAACTCTTCGACGAGAATGGCCCCGCCGTAATTTTTTTTGATCAACCCTTCTTTCGCCAATTCGTTTAAATCGCGGCGAATCGTCTCTTCGGACACGTGAAATTCGTCGACGAGATCGGCGACTTTAACGCTTTTTTGATCGAACAGCTTCTCTTTGATCTTGTTTCGGCGGTGAACGACAATCATGACACGCCCCCCTTTTCTTTCGTTTTCATGTGCGCAAAAGCTTTCTCGAAAAAGTCAGGCTTGCCGAAGCTGCCAGACTTCAAGACAAGCAGCCGTTCAGGGATAGAAAACGTCAGACAGGACGGCAATCCCGGCTCAATTTCGCGATAAACGCGCATGCCGTATACCCCGAGTTGTCTGCACACCGCCGCAGAAGTATCCCCTCCGGCGATCACGAGCCGGTTTTGCCCCGTCGCTTTCACAAGTCGATCAACGACTTCCGCCAATTGTCTTGAAATCCTCTGCGACACTTGTTTTTTCGAAAATCCTTGCTTCGCCCCCGCTTCCCGCGTTCGGTTCACTTGATGCGGCAAGTTCGACGTGTGGACGACAACGTCATCGCCGTTTCTCATTTGCTCGCTCAATACTTTCACACACGTTTCGATCGTTTTCCGGCAGTCGTTGTCCTTAACTAAAGCTGCAGTATCGAGTTCGTACACGAACACCCTTTTTTCCCGCATGTATTCAATTTGCCGAGCCGTTTGCGGCATTAAACTTCCCGCGGCACAGAGCAATCCGCATTCGTTTTCCGGCGGCAAATCGTAAAACGACTCCGGCCGTGTACCAAGCACGGCCGGAAGTTCTTCGGCGATTGCGGAACTTCCGCATAGGACACGAACGTCTTTAACAGCTTCGGCGACCACTCGCAAATCTTCCTGGCACGTGACGTCCACAATGACGTAATGCCACGACTGTTTCGCGCGTTCAAGCCTTTCTCGCAAATGCGACGGACCTTGTCGAACGACTTCGTGATGAATCGCTCCGACGGTTCGTTCCGTTTGCGACTGCAAAATCTCCTGCAAATTCGAGCACATCATCGGATGCACCGGATCGTCGCGGAATTCCGACTGTTCTAATTTTACACCGTTTACGTAATGAATGCCTTCCCGTGTAATTCTTCCATTTTTCGGAAACCCGAGCACGACTACCGCAAACGACTCATTTAAAGCATCCAGCATCGCGTCGAATTCGGCCCCGATATTTCCGCGAAAGACCGAACATGTTTTATTGATGAAACGATCGGCTCCTGCTTCGACAGCTTTCATTGTCGCACGAAACACTTTGTTGTAAGCCGTATTCTTGTCGTCGAATCTTGAATCAGTATCCAAAATCAACACGTCGGGAGCCGACCGGCTCGTTCTTTGAGCTGCAAGTGCAACATGTTCGTGATCATACACATCACTGACGTAATGGTTTTTGGCGAACATGCTGCCGATATCGTTCGCTCCGGTAATGTCATCGGCAATTACGCCTATCATTGCGGCCACTCCCTTCGTTTTTTATATCCGGAATCGTTCAAGAACGACTCGACCGTGCGGTCGTCAAGCGGGTTGAAATCAAGTTCGCTCTGTTTGCCGGTGACGACCATCCGACACGCAAGTTCCAATACTTCCATCGCATTCCTCGCTTCATTAACTGTTTCGTCAAAGACGAGAACGCCATGGTTTTCCAGCAGCAGTATGTTCGCTTTCCTCGCTTTCTTGCGGACTTCGTCCGCAAGCGCGGCTGAACCCGGATGTCGATAAGGGACCCGTTCGACACGCTCGAGATAATACATTGTCTCCACGAACAAATCGGAACGAATTTCAAAATTACGTGAACAAGCAGCAAAGGTACTGTAAAAGGGGGCTGCGTGAAGAACCGCACCTACTTCTGAACGTTCCTCATAAACAGCTTTGTGCATCGGCCATTCTTTCGACGGTTTCCCGCCTTCCGGTGACCGGCTCTCATCAAGGAAACACGTCGCAAAAGAAGTCTCATTCAATTCACCGAGCCTCGTTCCGCTCGCCGTAATCAAACAACGGCCGCAATCGAGGCGTATGCTCATGTTCCCGGCATTCCCCCAAGCAAGATGACGGTCAACTAAATCCTTTCCGGTTTGTATAAGAACGTCGATCATTTCATTCCGTCCATTCGAGAAGGTTCGTCTCATAAACGTCCTCGTCTTCGTTTTTCGGAATCCGGAACGTTTTGATCTCCGAAGGTTGGAACACCGCTTCAATGGAGCGGCCGAATTTCGGCAGCCGAATCGTCGCCTTCGTCGCGTGATTCACAGTTTCATGAGCGCGCAAAATCAAGTCGTCATTATCTTCCGCTTTTTTCAGCGCCGTCACCGCGACATTGTCAACGTTTACTGACAAATACGAGTCTTTTTGCGGGAGTGTGCCCTGATGATACGTTTCGATAACCGCTTCCGGCGGCTGGTTCAGTTCGGCCGCTTTTTGCACCGTATCGGCGGTTTCCCAATTTCCTTCATGCGGCAACAATACGTAACGGAAACGTTGAATGCCTTGATCGATGTAGGAATAATGCCCTTCCGGATCAGGAACGAGTGGATCGTGATGGGCATAAATCGGACTCCTCAACACCGTCAACGACAATTCCTTGTTCAAAATATCAAAGCTGTATTTTCCATCGTTCAACACGCTAAGCCCGTACAGTTCGCCGGTTCCAGGATGGGTGCCGGATACGTCGATCCAGCTTTGTCCCGGTTCCTCCTCACCGTTGCACTCTCTAACGATTCGCCCGTACGGAATTTCATAAGTTGCTTTTCGAAAAACGAGATTAACCGGAAACTTCAATTTCAACACTTTCATTTGCTCTTGCCAATTGACGGTCACATCCACTTCGACCGTGTTCAACTCCCGATACATCGTGAAATCTTGCACAAGCGTCGACTTGCCGAATTCACTCGTCACGCGAATAACTGATTTCACCGGTCCATGTTCGACCCGTTTTACGCTTTTCGCCTTGAACGTTCCACATTCGTCACGGTAACTGAGCACGTTGTGACTCCACGTGTCGCTTTCGTCATTCATAACGACCGGACGTGCGGCCGGGCCGTCCAACAATTCAAGGTTTTTGTGTTTGTCATAAAGGCTCGTCACAAAACCGGTTTCCGGTTCGATCTCGACACGATATTGTTCATTTTCGAGCGTATGGTCGTTGGCTTTAATCGAAGGGAACGTCTTCCCTTTTTCTCCTCTCAACAATTTATAGACCCGATAGCCGAAAGGAGGCAAATCCGCGACAAAACTAAGCCTGAACCGTCCGCCCGCCGTCGCTCGCGATTGTACGGCCTGATAGGCTGCTTCTTTTCCTTCATCATCGACGAGACGATCGTATTTCTTTAACCCGCCGACTTCAAGTTCTACATTCACACGGCTTTGCCAACTGTGCGGGTTGAAAACGACAATCGGTTTCATGCCTTCCTCTTCTTCGATGTCAATCCGCCACGATACCGATTGAACGGCATAATTGAGGGCACGCGAAGCGATCGCTTTCGCTTCTCCGTACTCGTCACGCGCATCTTCATAAGCTTCTTCCAAGCTCGTTCCCGCCAAAATGTCGTGAAACTGGTTGAACAAGACATTTTTCCAAGCGCGGCTAAGGTCCGGATACGGTTGACCGGTCGTCCACAAGGCGACAGAAGCGAACTTCTCTGCCTTTACTAATAAATTTTCCGCTTCCCGATTCCATTTTTTCACACCGGAATGGGCGGCATAACAACCGCTCGCATGGTGTTGCAGATCGTCGTGCACGACTGGATAAGACAAGTCTGCCTCCGATAATTCCGCAAAAAAACGGTTTGGTGTACTGAATTTCAGACGCGGAAAATTCGGATCCTCGTTTAACCTTCGAATGCTGTCAATGTTTTTTTTCGTCGGTCCTCCGCCATGATTGCCGACCCCGTAAAAGCACATTAAGTCGGTAAAAGGTTCCCGCAATTCACCGGCCGTTCTCCGCACATGTTTGTCGAGTTCTTTCCCCCACGTGCAATATTCGAATGGGATGCGAAACGTGAGCACTCGGCTGCCGTCGTCCGATTCCCAAGTAAACAGCCGTCCGGGCAGTCCTTTTTCCTGCGGCGACGGTCGCATAAAGATGTAAGCATCCATACCTGACTTTCGCAAAATTTGCGGAAGCATGCCGTGATGGCCGAAACTGTCGACGTTATAGCCAACCTTCGCCGTGACCCCAAATTTTTCTTGAAAATACCGTTGCCCGATTAACCCTTGACGAACAAATGATTCGCCTCCGGGAATGTTGCAGTCGGGCTGAACCCACCATCCGCCGACGATTTCCCAACGCCCTTCGGCGATTCGTTGGCGAATTTCTTCAAACATCTCTGGTTCATTCTGTTCAATCCATTCGTAATTGGCTGCAGAACTCGAAGTAAACAGAAAGTCGTCCGATTCTTTCATTCGGTCGAGCGCTGAGCGAAAAGTCGCTTTCGTTTCTTGAAACCCTTCTTGCCATGGCCAGAGCCAGACCGGATCGAGATGCGCATTGCCGATCATATGCAGCGTCGGCTGTGTGTCGACCGGTGTCTTCACTTTTGTTGATCGTTCCGTTTGATTCGTCATACGGCTTCCCCTCCCATTTTTATGAAGTAGACGTTACTGGATTCTGCAACCAACTGCCTTTCCAGTCAAACCCGCGAACGGATGCACGTTTCACGGCGTCGGCGGCGAACAAATACAACGCAGCGGACCACGACTGGCCCCCGTACCCCATCGGACGACCGGATTCCCCGTGGAACCATTCGTTGAATTCCCACGGTTTTGCTTTACCGTCCCGGTTCATTTCCGTTAATTTATCCAACTGCCGCTCGGCCTCGGTCTGTCTTCCGGCTTGCACGAGCGCCGCTACGTAAAATGCGCCGATGAACGGCCAAGCCCCGCCATTATGATAATGATACGGTTGATTCAAATTGCGGACACGGTAATACTCGCGCCAATCTTTGTCGCCGGGATGGATGACCGGATAACAGGCGTTCACTGGATACGGTTCGTTTAACCCGCACCCGTGGATGTAGTCGAGAATTTTATCCGCTTTCGTTTGATCCGCGACACCGAACAAGATGGCTAACAAATTGGCTAACGTGTCAAAACGGTCCGCGTAATCGCGAAAAGCCATGTACGGCAAATAAAACGGACGTTCAACGAGCTCGGTTTCGGTGCGTTTTAACGGATACAGCCATTCCTTTCGTTCATTCGCTACCCAAGCATAGTCGTTTGGTTCTTCCGGCCCGACCCAAAGCAACACGTTAATCTTTTTGCGCACGTCTTCAGCTTTGGCAAAATACTTGCTAACGTCGACACCGAGCGCTTTGCCCATTTTCCCCATCGCATTCCACACAGCAAAATATAAGACGTTGTCGAACAAAACGTTATACCGATTCGCGAATAAATCCGCCCAATCCATGGCTTCATGAACCTCGAGCAACCCGCATTCGTTGGAATCTTGATATTCTAGCCAGAGCAGCGCTTGTTGCAAACTCGGCCAAGCTTGACGGAGAAAAGCAATATCGCCGGTATGATAAAACGTATAATAATGGCTGATGACATACCATAAGTTGCCGTCCACGCAGCCTGCATGAATCGTGTCCTCGATTGCCTTGCCTTCGACACCCTCAACCTTCAGTTTTCCGCCGTGGGCGATTAAGGCAGGATCTTCGACATTCGTCTGCCCGACATTGTGAGGGATTTTTCCAAGTTTCGACTGAAAACGACGCAGCGTTTCAAGCGATCGTTTCTGAATCGCAAGCCCCTCAGCATCCTTGCAAAGCAAAAGACCGAATCCGCAAATCATGCTGTCACGCGCCCATACTTGTTGATACGCTTGATTGGATCCGAGCAAGCCAAGTTCTCCGCCGTTGGCAAGCAAGACGGATTCCGCCCGCTCGGTCCCTTCTCGTACCAGCGCCTTCATGACTGAACGCCTTTCGATTCCCCGGCTTGATCGAGCGCATAGTCGATAAGCGGCTGTAAGACGTTTCCGGTAATTTGTTTCGGTTGTTGCCGAATGTCCACCATCGACTCGTTTAAAGCTTGCACCACCGGCTTATGGTCTTCACCTTTTTGAAGAGCTCCGAGCAGTCGAATCGCTCTTCGTCCTGCCCACGCCCAACTTTCAAGCGGGATGATCCAATCAATCAGATCCTTGCGCAACGAATAATTCGTCATACGGTTTTTTAAATGATACCCTGCTTCGTCAAGTTCGTCCAAATATTCGTGCAAGTCGTGTACAGCTTGGCTTTCGGATATTTTTTCATCGTTTTGGAGTGCCGCAAGCGCACGTTCCGTTAGTTGTCTCAATTTCACAGCATTTTCGTGTTCCAATGCCGACTGTAAGGCGTTTTCGGCGAGCCGCTTCAACGGTTGGAAACTATCGTTCCCGCCGATTTTTCGCAGAGCAAAGTCCCAAGACTCCCACGGATCGTAAGCTTGCGGATTCCGGAAATAATCCCTGAACGTCAAAAGCGCGATTTTCGAGGCTTCCGGCTGCATCATCGTATTGACAATGATGCCTTTGCAAACGTCGGACAGCCGTTCGTCGCGGCCGGTAATCGGGCCGATGTGCAGTTCCGGCTGCATCGCGAGGTCGTTGACCGGATAATTGTCCCAGATGAGCGGTTTTCTTCGTGCGACTTCGGCAAACGCTGAGGTTTCCGCCGCATCAATTTTCGGGCTGACGATTTCCGGACCGGTGTAAAAAACATCAATGTCCGGATGCAAGCCGCCGCCAAGTTCTTTCATGTAGTCGCCGAACGGGGCCGTGCCGTGATAGTCAGTCGGACACATAATCAACTTGTTCTCCGAATCCATGGATTTCAGCCATTCATGCACGTGATTGCACACATGAACGTGAGCTTCCGCGTAACTGTTGAATTTTTCCCGCTCTTCTTCGTAGTGAAAGACGGAAGCGATATCATCAAGCAGCAAACCGAACGTTTTTACCCCGATTTGATAAAAAGCTGCGAATTTCTGTTTGATGAAGTCCAAATCGGCTTCGGATGCATAATTCATCGAAACACCGCAACCGAGGGAGTAACAAAAGTCAATCCCTTCGGCGGCGCAAAGATTTATCGTGTTCGCGAA is a window of Bacillales bacterium DNA encoding:
- a CDS encoding alpha-glucosidase/alpha-galactosidase — its product is MAMIGAGSIGFTRRLMMDILAVAAFRDTEFRFMDINLDHLEKVTKLCRQMIQANELPATIVATSNRKEAIRDADYVFCTARVGGLEAFRRDIEIPLKYGVDQCVGDTLGPGGVFFALRTIPLLLDIAADMREVAPEALLLNYSNPMAMNTWAVRKAGGVRVVGLCHGVQGSHRQIAKALGLPQDEVDITAAGINHQTWFLDVSHRGKDLRPFLLEAFEK
- a CDS encoding alpha-mannosidase — protein: MLFFTEEKLRKHTDEIRTTICRETKKIPLFKYLESECDGAHAPDFDDSAWENFEVGRTWGGYDKVAWFRSTVEVPAEWKGEKTVLRFLVGPRDGGGSTAETLLYVNGKPLQGIDIWHEEAWLPPEVIGDGKIHVALKAWSSVLKVPEVRRFKVAELACVDEAAEHYFYQMDTLLYALKELDENDFSRTELLKAMNASMHKVDFLKVGSEMYYASLREALTTLEARLAEIKEQNPRKPKVVTVGHSHIDMAWLWRLNHTREKASRTFSTVLHLMKQYPEYRFMHSSPQLYQFLKTDYPDIYAAVKERIASGEWEITGGMWVEPDTNLPSGESLIRQILFGKRFMRDEFGVETRVVWLPDVFGYTWSLPQIMKKSGIDAFMTTKISWSQFNRFPYDTFKWRGTDGTEILTHFITTPERDSLHYTYNGEIDPKSIKGIWDAYQQKEINNELLFAYGWGDGGGGPSKEMLEARRVIDGLPGFPQVETGKVEPYFERLAERVKDESVPVWDGELYLEYHRGTYTSQAALKKANRKADQMYREAEWLGSTASLLSGNDCHVNERLRHGWERMLLNQFHDVLPGSSIRQVNEDARADYEWVQSLGNEVTEDALDKICTGIAVDEDRVVVFNSLSHARTDLVEVSGEVEDAQPIEEGRYLALAEGVPAFGYETLQPVQHALEPMIVKPDKLENRYYVITLNAHGQLTSIYDKRRKREVLAEHATANVFQAFEDKPMEFDAWDIDIYYQEKMREITELTDARVIEEGPLRGVLRLTWTFFDSTITQDVTIYDHSTRIDFKTTIDWQEKQTLLKAAFPVNIRATRATYDIQFGAIERATHWNTSWDYARFEAVGHKWVDLSEGNYGVALLNDCKYGHDVRDHVLRLTLLKSSIGPDETADRGKHEFTYSLYPHEGDWKDGGVIEEAYALNHPLRAAFVKANPNGALPNRFSFVSCDNDHVVIETVKKAEDGDAIVVRVYESKQYRNEQVKLKFAKPIQHAVECNLIEEEERETVFDSNEISFGINPFEIKTFKVTF
- a CDS encoding sugar phosphate isomerase/epimerase produces the protein MGKIGLQLFSVWPAAEKDFLGTVKKTADIGYESIQFAGFFGTPAKDVKRLLDAEGVEPAGAHEPIERFQGDSLNDTFAYHETIGNRLLICPALPDEMRTNADAYKRTAETLNKIGERCREAGFVFGYHNHDFEFAELMGTTGFDLLYEETDPALVKMELDCFWASYAGRDPLELLDQYGDRCVSLHIKDIKTVDGRHVSTEVGNGELDIASLVREGKKHGVDWFTVEQEEFDNDPFDSLAVSAKQLKAIVEETD
- a CDS encoding DeoR/GlpR family DNA-binding transcription regulator; this encodes MIVVHRRNKIKEKLFDQKSVKVADLVDEFHVSEETIRRDLNELAKEGLIKKNYGGAILVEELNRVSQTVPPVQQRQFQFYEEKDAIGHMAATFVQNEQIVTIDAGSTTWFVAKHLRSLQGLSIISNGINIVEECSKNESSSIYMLGGQLKRNSMSVFGSQTQLELQNYNADIVFLGTSGISLTQGFTSSDWYEAEVKKMMVASGQKKVVLADHSKLEKPGLLSFCPFEAVDMLITSERADPESLKIIADRGVEVVVCPLEGPKQEMKETGR
- a CDS encoding four-carbon acid sugar kinase family protein, which produces MIGVIADDITGANDIGSMFAKNHYVSDVYDHEHVALAAQRTSRSAPDVLILDTDSRFDDKNTAYNKVFRATMKAVEAGADRFINKTCSVFRGNIGAEFDAMLDALNESFAVVVLGFPKNGRITREGIHYVNGVKLEQSEFRDDPVHPMMCSNLQEILQSQTERTVGAIHHEVVRQGPSHLRERLERAKQSWHYVIVDVTCQEDLRVVAEAVKDVRVLCGSSAIAEELPAVLGTRPESFYDLPPENECGLLCAAGSLMPQTARQIEYMREKRVFVYELDTAALVKDNDCRKTIETCVKVLSEQMRNGDDVVVHTSNLPHQVNRTREAGAKQGFSKKQVSQRISRQLAEVVDRLVKATGQNRLVIAGGDTSAAVCRQLGVYGMRVYREIEPGLPSCLTFSIPERLLVLKSGSFGKPDFFEKAFAHMKTKEKGGVS
- a CDS encoding class II aldolase/adducin family protein produces the protein MRRTFSNGRNEMIDVLIQTGKDLVDRHLAWGNAGNMSIRLDCGRCLITASGTRLGELNETSFATCFLDESRSPEGGKPSKEWPMHKAVYEERSEVGAVLHAAPFYSTFAACSRNFEIRSDLFVETMYYLERVERVPYRHPGSAALADEVRKKARKANILLLENHGVLVFDETVNEARNAMEVLELACRMVVTGKQSELDFNPLDDRTVESFLNDSGYKKRREWPQ
- a CDS encoding glycoside hydrolase family 38 C-terminal domain-containing protein — protein: MTNQTERSTKVKTPVDTQPTLHMIGNAHLDPVWLWPWQEGFQETKATFRSALDRMKESDDFLFTSSSAANYEWIEQNEPEMFEEIRQRIAEGRWEIVGGWWVQPDCNIPGGESFVRQGLIGQRYFQEKFGVTAKVGYNVDSFGHHGMLPQILRKSGMDAYIFMRPSPQEKGLPGRLFTWESDDGSRVLTFRIPFEYCTWGKELDKHVRRTAGELREPFTDLMCFYGVGNHGGGPTKKNIDSIRRLNEDPNFPRLKFSTPNRFFAELSEADLSYPVVHDDLQHHASGCYAAHSGVKKWNREAENLLVKAEKFASVALWTTGQPYPDLSRAWKNVLFNQFHDILAGTSLEEAYEDARDEYGEAKAIASRALNYAVQSVSWRIDIEEEEGMKPIVVFNPHSWQSRVNVELEVGGLKKYDRLVDDEGKEAAYQAVQSRATAGGRFRLSFVADLPPFGYRVYKLLRGEKGKTFPSIKANDHTLENEQYRVEIEPETGFVTSLYDKHKNLELLDGPAARPVVMNDESDTWSHNVLSYRDECGTFKAKSVKRVEHGPVKSVIRVTSEFGKSTLVQDFTMYRELNTVEVDVTVNWQEQMKVLKLKFPVNLVFRKATYEIPYGRIVRECNGEEEPGQSWIDVSGTHPGTGELYGLSVLNDGKYSFDILNKELSLTVLRSPIYAHHDPLVPDPEGHYSYIDQGIQRFRYVLLPHEGNWETADTVQKAAELNQPPEAVIETYHQGTLPQKDSYLSVNVDNVAVTALKKAEDNDDLILRAHETVNHATKATIRLPKFGRSIEAVFQPSEIKTFRIPKNEDEDVYETNLLEWTE